Within the Magnetospirillum sp. ME-1 genome, the region GGCAAGTGCGACGATCCGTTCGGTTGAGATTCTGGCCGTTCGGTTGAGATTCTGGCCGTTCGGTTGAGATTCTGGCCCTTCGGCTAAGTTTCAGACCACGCCGCTGGGCGGCATGGGCAGGGTGAAACAGAAGGTCGTGCCGCTGATGCCGTCGGATTCGACCCAGATGCGCCCGCCCGCCGCCTCGACGATCTTGCGGGCGATGGCCAGCCCGATGCCGGTCCCGCCATAGGACGTCCCGGAATGCAGGCGTTCCAGCGCCACGAACACCCGCTCGTGATAGCTGGAATCGATACCGATGCCGTTATCCTCGACCCGGAACAGCCACCCATCCACATGGGACTGGGCGCCGACCGCCAGGCGCAACGGCCGCTCCACATGACGGAAGCGCACCGCATTCTCGATCAGGATCTCGAACAGATCGTCGAGGTATTTCTGGGGTATGCCGACCCGGGGCAGCATGCCGCGCACCACCTCGACGGAGCCGACCGCCTCCACATCGACGAAGCGGTTGACGGCCGCCGCCAGGGCGGATTCCGACGATGCCGTTCCGCCGGTCACCGGCTGACGCTCGATGGCGAGGTAGGCCTGGACGTCGCGCAGCATCTCCACCAGCCGCTTGGCGGCGTTGATGATCAGTTCGGCCGGCTGCTGGGCACCGGATTCGGGAAAGTCCTCGATCCTTTGCAGCAGCACCTGGGCCTGCAGCCGCATCTGGCGGGCCGGCTCCTGCAGGTGGTGGGCCAGGACGAAGGAAAACCGCTCCAGATCCTCGCTGTAATGCGCCACGTCGTCATAGGCCTTGGCCAGCGCGGAGCGGGCCTCCTCCTGCTGGGTGATGTCGCGCTGCACGCCCACCCAATGGGTCACCGCGCCATCGGCGCACCGCACCGGCGACAGCGACAGCTGATTCCAGAAGAAGGTGCCGTCCGCCCGTTGGTTGCGCAGGACCACAGACGCCGCCTCGCCCTCGGCCAGGGCGGCGCGGATGTCGTCCAACCCCTCCTGGGCGGGGTCGAATTCATGCAGGAAGCGGGCGTTCCGGCCCAGGGCGGTCTGAGCGGAGTAGCCGGTGATCCGCTCGAAGGCGGGATTGACGTAGATGAGCGGCAAATCCTTAGTGCCGGCATCGGCGATGGTCACGCCGTTGGACACATTGGACAGAACCATGTCCGACAGCCGCAGCCGGGCCTCGTCACGGCCGCGGTTGCGCAGCACGATGGCCATGGCCGCCGTCAGCCCCAGGACGATCAGCGTAACGGTGGCCACCGGCCAGGCGATGGTCTCGACGCTGCGCCGCCAACTCTGAAGGGCGACATCGAGCGAAATGCCCACGCTGACCACCAGCGGCCAGGACAGGGTGGTGCGGTAGCTGTTGATCCAGGTGATGCCGTCTCCGCCGGGACCGGTGAAGGTCCCCATCTCGGAATCCTTGAGGTGGCGGGAAAACAGCGGATTGTCCCAGCCGATGGCCTGATGGGGGTCGTTGACACCCCCGGCACCGGCCAGCAACAGCCCGTCGAACCGCCAAAGATGGGTATGAGCCCCGGATTCCGCCTCGATCCCCTGGAAACTGGCGACAAAGAATTCCGGATTGAGCGCGCCGACCACCAATCCCAGCACAGAACCATCCGTCGCCCGGATGGCGCGGCTGACCGGTATGCTTTTCAGCCCCGACGCCCGGCCGCTTCCACCGATGAAGCGACCGTCGATGGGAACCCCGATGACCAGGGGGCGCGGCAGACGGGCGTGTTCGGCCAGCAGCCCGGCAACGTCGAGGGTGCGGCCATCGGCCTGTCCCGCGGAATCGAACAATACCGCGCCATCCACACGCACCACCAGAATCTGGCGCACATAGGGGATGAAGGTCAGGCGCTGGACCACCGCCGCCCGCAAGTCGGGACGAGGCCCCGCCATCCCGTGTTCCGAAGCCAGTTCGGCGATCGACGCCAAGGTCACATCAACCGAGTTGATGGAGCGTTCCACCGATTCTGTCAGGCTGCGGGCCAGATTGCGCGTCACCGCCTCGGCGCCGCTGATGGCCTCCTGGCGCCCGGTCCACAATCCCAGGGTGGTGGCGATGGCCACCAGAAGCGCCATGCTGATACCGAACACCACGACGGAACCGATCAACCGGCGCGAAAACACCGGCTTGACCTGGACGCTGCCCAGCACGACCGGCTTATGCTCGGACGAAGGCACGTTCCGGGATTCTTTCGGGTTAGCTTGCATGGCCTAGGTGAAATAGCATAATACGTCCGTATCTGGAGGACAAAAATGCATATCCTGATCCGTCTTTTCGCCGCCTTTTCCCTGATCGCCATCGGAAGCCAGGCCTTCGCGGCCCCGGCCGGCGGCAGGCTCGAGAAGATCCGCCAAGGCGGCGAGGTCCGGGTATGTATCTGGCCGGATTACTACTCCATTTCGTACCGCAACACCCGGACAGGCAAGCTGGAAGGCATCGACATCGACATGGCCGAGGAACTGGCCAAGGACCTGGAAGTGCGGGTTCGCTTCGTGGATTCCTCGTTCAAGACCATGATCGACGATCTGCTGTCGGACAAGTGCGACATTTCCATGCATGCGGTGGCCATCACGCCGCCGCGCCAGGAAAAGCTGGTTTTCACCCGCCCCCATCTGCGCAGCGGCATCGTCGCCATCACCACCAAGACCCATCCGGTGATCAAGGAATGGGGCGACATGGACCGCGACGGCATCGTGGTGGCGGCGGCCACCGGCACCTTCATGGTGGACGTCATGAAGGCCGAGTTGAAGCAGGCCCGCCTTCTCGAGGTGGCGACCCCCGAAGCCCGCGAGCAGGAAGTGATGAGCGGCCGCGCCGACCTGTTCGTCACCGATTATCCCTTCAGCCGCAAGATGCTGGCCCGCCACGACTGGGCCAAGCTGCTGACGCCCCCCAAGCCGCTGGCGCCCAGCCCCTATGCCTACGCCATGGCGCCGGGCGATGCGCAGTGGCTGGAAACCGTGGATTCCTTCGTCGCCCGCGCCAAGGCCGACGGCCGCCTGATGGCCGCCGCCAAGGCCAACGGCCTGGAAGCCATCGTCGAGCTCAAATAGCGATCCCCGCCTTCTCCAGGCGTTCGACCAGTTCGATCTCGGCTTCCGGCGGCAGGGCCACCAGCGGCGGACGCAACCGTCGCCAGCCGTAATCGCCGGTCCGCCGCGCAGTCAGCGCCTTCAGCGCGGCGATCAGCGGCATTCCCTCCATGATGGCGCGGAATCCGTCCATCCTGGTCTGCAGCGCCTCGGCCTCCGTCTCACGCCAGCGGCGCCACAGGTCCAGCATGGCCGGACCATGGATATTGGCGTTGGCGCTGATACAGCCCACGCCGCCAGCCCGCATGACGGCTAAGATCAGCCGTTCGGTTCCGGCGAACACCTTGAAGCCGGGAAACGCCCGGCACATGCTCTCCATGTTGGCGAAATCGCCGGACGAATCCTTGATGCCCGCCACGATTCCGGGATAGGCGACCAGCAGCCGCTCGATCAGGGCATGGGTGATGGGGATCTGGCTCTGCTGGGGGAAATGGTAGAGATAGATCCTGAGGCGGGAATCGCCCACCCGCTGGATCACCTCGGAGAAGGCGGCGAACAGCCCGTCCTGGCTGGGATTTTTGTAGTAAAAGGGCGGCAGCATCAGGACCCCGCCGCAACCGGCCTCGACGGCATAGCGGGTCAGCGCCACCGAATCCGACAGGGCGCAGCAGCCGGTCCCCGGCATCATCCGCCCCATCTCCAGCCCGGCGGCGCCCAAAGCGTCCAGAAGTTCGGCCTTTTCCGGCACACTGAGCGAGTTGCCCTCGCTGGTGGTACCGAACGGCGCCAGTCCCAGGCCCTGCCCCATCAGGTGTACGGCCAGTTGGACGAAGCGCTCGGCATCGGGCACCAGTTCCACGTCGTAGGGGGTCAGGATGGGGGCGAGAACGCCGCAAAGCGCGTCGGGATTGCTCATGGTGGCCTTCCGCTGTCTACTGGTGCGACCATTGAGCCCGGAATGGGAAAGGGAGTCCAGTGACGAACATCCTGCGACGCATGTTCGAAGCGGCGGTCGAAGCGGCCCGCCCCTCGGTCTGCCTGCCACCCGTCCTGCCCGCCCCACCCACCGGAAGAACCCTGGTGATCGGGGCCGGCAAGGCCGCCGCCGCCATGGCCCGCGCCGTCGAGGACCACTGGCCGGGACCGCTGTCGGGACTGGTGGTCACCCGCTACGGCCATTGCGTTCCCACAAGGCGCATTGAGGTGGCCGAGGCCGCCCATCCGGTCCCCGACGCGGCCGGTGAGACGGCGGCCGGGCGCATGATCGAGCTGCTGAAAGGCCTCGGCCCCGATGATCTGGTGCTGTGCCTGATCTCGGGCGGCGGTTCCGCCCTGCTGGCCCGCCCCGCCCCCGGCATCACCCTGGCGGAGAAGCAGGCCCTGACCTCGGCCCTGTTGCGCTCGGGCGCTGCCATCGGCGAGATCAATTGCGTGCGCAAGCACCTCTCGGCGGTCAAGGGCGGGCGCCTCGCCGCGCTGGCCGCGCCGGCCCGGCTGGTGACGCTGGCCATTTCCGACGTGCCCGGCGACGACCCCTCGGTGATCGCGTCGGGCCCCACCGTCGCCGACCCCACCACCCTGGCCGAGGCGCGCGCCGTGCTGGCCAAGTACGGCATCACCCCCTCGCCCGCCATTGCGGCGCGCCTGAACGATTCGGCGTCCGAGACGCCCAAGCACTTGCCGGGCAGTGAATACCGCCTGATCGCCACGCCGCAGCGCTCGCTGGAGGCCGCCGCCCTGGTGGCGGCGCGGGCCGGCTATTATCCGCTGCTGCTGGGCGATTGCCTGGAGGGCGAGGCTCGCGAAATGGCCAAGGTGATGGCCGGAATGGTCAAATCCATCCGCGCCCACCAGCAGCCGGCCCCCGCTCCGGCGGTGATCCTGTCGGGCGGCGAGGCGACCGTCACCCTGCGCGGCCAGGGTAAGGGCGGCCCCAACGCCGAATTCGCCCTGGCACTTGCCCTGGCGCTCAAGGATTGCGCCGGTGTGGACGCCATCGCCTGCGACACCGACGGCATCGACGGCTCCGAGGACAATGCCGGCGCCGTCATCGCGCCCGACACGCTGGTGCGGGCCACAGCCTTGGGGATCACCCCGGAATCGTATCTGAGCAACAACGATTCATACGGATTTTTCAAGACGTTGGGTGATCTTGTTCAGATCGGGCCGACGCTCACCAACGTCAATGATTTCCGGGCGATCCTGGTCCGATGACCCTGCCCTTCGACACCTCCCTGGCCATGAAGCTGGTGCCCCTTTACCTGCTGGTGGGCATCGGCTTCGCGCTGGGCCGGTTCGGCGGGGTCAAGGGCCAGGACCTGGGCCGCCTCGCCTTGTTCGTGCTGTCGCCCGCCGTGGTGTTCAAGGGATTCGTCAGCGCCGACCTCAAGGGCGCGCTGCTCATTCTCCCCTTCGCGGTGTTCGGCCTGTGCTCGGGCATCGCGCTCCTGACCGCGCCGGTGGCGGGGCGTTTCTGGCGCGACGGACGCGAGCGCATGGCCGCCTTTACCGGCGGCACCGGCAATACCGGCTTCTTCGGCATCCCCGCCTGCCTCGCTTTGGCGGGCCCCGAATCCCTGCCCTACGTGGTGATGGTGTCGTTCGGGGCCACCGCCTACGAGAATTCGGTGGGCTTCTATACCGTCGCCCGGGCCGAGGCCTCGGTGGGAGGCGCCATCGTCCGGGTGCTGAAATATCCCGGCCTGCACGCCTGCTGGATCGGGGCCGCCCTCAACCTCAGCGGCACGAAGGTGCCGGTAGCGGCGATGCAGGCGGTGGACCTGCTGTCGGGCGGCTTCGTGCCGGTGGGCATGATGATCGTTGGGCTGGGGCTGGCCCAGATCCGAAGCCTGCGCCTGGACCTGGGCTTCACCGCCTTTACCTTCGCGGTCAAGTTCGCCCTCTGGCCGGCCCTGGCTCTGGCCTTCATCGCGGTGGACCGTGCCTGGCTGCACGTCTTCGGCCGGGTCGGGCACCAGGTGCTGCTGATCGAATCCCTGGTGCCGCTGGCCGCCGTCACCGTGGTGCACGCCACCCTTCGCAACATCCACCCCGACCGCGCCGCCATCGCCGTGGCGGCCAGCACCCTGTTCGCCCTGGTCTGGCTGCCGCTGGTGTTCAGCCGGTTCGGCTGATCACCATCTTGCGCCCATGGTCCGGCCGACGATAGACGCCCGGCACCTCCTTGACCTTCAGCGAGGCCTCGAACATACGGGGATCGCAGGAATTGTCGGCGAACATGTCCCAGTGGCACGGAATGGCCTGGGCCGGTCCCACCCGGCGCACCAGTTCTGCCGCCTCCCAGTGGGATAGGTTGGCGTAGCCGCCGTTGATGGGCAGGCAGATGGCGTCGGGCTTGTGTTTGGCCCCCGCTTCCGCCAGCAGGTCGCACCAGGCGGTATCGCCGGTGATCCACAGGCCGGGCCCGC harbors:
- a CDS encoding dihydrodipicolinate synthase family protein; the protein is MSNPDALCGVLAPILTPYDVELVPDAERFVQLAVHLMGQGLGLAPFGTTSEGNSLSVPEKAELLDALGAAGLEMGRMMPGTGCCALSDSVALTRYAVEAGCGGVLMLPPFYYKNPSQDGLFAAFSEVIQRVGDSRLRIYLYHFPQQSQIPITHALIERLLVAYPGIVAGIKDSSGDFANMESMCRAFPGFKVFAGTERLILAVMRAGGVGCISANANIHGPAMLDLWRRWRETEAEALQTRMDGFRAIMEGMPLIAALKALTARRTGDYGWRRLRPPLVALPPEAEIELVERLEKAGIAI
- a CDS encoding sensor histidine kinase; protein product: MPSSEHKPVVLGSVQVKPVFSRRLIGSVVVFGISMALLVAIATTLGLWTGRQEAISGAEAVTRNLARSLTESVERSINSVDVTLASIAELASEHGMAGPRPDLRAAVVQRLTFIPYVRQILVVRVDGAVLFDSAGQADGRTLDVAGLLAEHARLPRPLVIGVPIDGRFIGGSGRASGLKSIPVSRAIRATDGSVLGLVVGALNPEFFVASFQGIEAESGAHTHLWRFDGLLLAGAGGVNDPHQAIGWDNPLFSRHLKDSEMGTFTGPGGDGITWINSYRTTLSWPLVVSVGISLDVALQSWRRSVETIAWPVATVTLIVLGLTAAMAIVLRNRGRDEARLRLSDMVLSNVSNGVTIADAGTKDLPLIYVNPAFERITGYSAQTALGRNARFLHEFDPAQEGLDDIRAALAEGEAASVVLRNQRADGTFFWNQLSLSPVRCADGAVTHWVGVQRDITQQEEARSALAKAYDDVAHYSEDLERFSFVLAHHLQEPARQMRLQAQVLLQRIEDFPESGAQQPAELIINAAKRLVEMLRDVQAYLAIERQPVTGGTASSESALAAAVNRFVDVEAVGSVEVVRGMLPRVGIPQKYLDDLFEILIENAVRFRHVERPLRLAVGAQSHVDGWLFRVEDNGIGIDSSYHERVFVALERLHSGTSYGGTGIGLAIARKIVEAAGGRIWVESDGISGTTFCFTLPMPPSGVV
- a CDS encoding glycerate kinase type-2 family protein gives rise to the protein MFEAAVEAARPSVCLPPVLPAPPTGRTLVIGAGKAAAAMARAVEDHWPGPLSGLVVTRYGHCVPTRRIEVAEAAHPVPDAAGETAAGRMIELLKGLGPDDLVLCLISGGGSALLARPAPGITLAEKQALTSALLRSGAAIGEINCVRKHLSAVKGGRLAALAAPARLVTLAISDVPGDDPSVIASGPTVADPTTLAEARAVLAKYGITPSPAIAARLNDSASETPKHLPGSEYRLIATPQRSLEAAALVAARAGYYPLLLGDCLEGEAREMAKVMAGMVKSIRAHQQPAPAPAVILSGGEATVTLRGQGKGGPNAEFALALALALKDCAGVDAIACDTDGIDGSEDNAGAVIAPDTLVRATALGITPESYLSNNDSYGFFKTLGDLVQIGPTLTNVNDFRAILVR
- a CDS encoding AEC family transporter, which codes for MTLPFDTSLAMKLVPLYLLVGIGFALGRFGGVKGQDLGRLALFVLSPAVVFKGFVSADLKGALLILPFAVFGLCSGIALLTAPVAGRFWRDGRERMAAFTGGTGNTGFFGIPACLALAGPESLPYVVMVSFGATAYENSVGFYTVARAEASVGGAIVRVLKYPGLHACWIGAALNLSGTKVPVAAMQAVDLLSGGFVPVGMMIVGLGLAQIRSLRLDLGFTAFTFAVKFALWPALALAFIAVDRAWLHVFGRVGHQVLLIESLVPLAAVTVVHATLRNIHPDRAAIAVAASTLFALVWLPLVFSRFG
- a CDS encoding ABC transporter substrate-binding protein; its protein translation is MHILIRLFAAFSLIAIGSQAFAAPAGGRLEKIRQGGEVRVCIWPDYYSISYRNTRTGKLEGIDIDMAEELAKDLEVRVRFVDSSFKTMIDDLLSDKCDISMHAVAITPPRQEKLVFTRPHLRSGIVAITTKTHPVIKEWGDMDRDGIVVAAATGTFMVDVMKAELKQARLLEVATPEAREQEVMSGRADLFVTDYPFSRKMLARHDWAKLLTPPKPLAPSPYAYAMAPGDAQWLETVDSFVARAKADGRLMAAAKANGLEAIVELK